In Halobacterium noricense, the genomic stretch CGATTACGGCGTTGCGGACGCCGTCGCACTCGGTTTCGGTGGCTCGAACCGTCTCCACGTGGCTGGCTATCGACCCCGTCTCGGTCGAGGAACACAGCAGGCGGACGAACTCGTGGACGGCGTCGGCGAGCGCGGTCATCGCCGTCGTCGCGTGGTCGACCATCTCCCGGTATCGTCGGAAGCACGAGAGCCGCCGCTCTGGGTCAATTGTCACGAGGTCTTCGGCGATCTGCTCGGCCGTGTTCGGAATCTCGTCGAGCAGCTGGTAAAGCCGCACGACCTGTTCGGCGTTGAGGTGCATGCGGGAGTTGCGGATGCCGAACTCCCTGACCGTCGTGTTCGTGATGAGCGCGCTGATTCGTCGGCTCTGTGCGTCGCAGTCGCTCTCGAGTGCTCGAATCTCCTCGACGAGGTGCCGGGCCGAGTCCCCGGGCTCGTAGCCCTCAACGAGTCGTGACAGCAGGTCCACGCACTCGCTGATGGCGTCGAGATACGCGTCGGTCTGCTCGACCACCTGCCTGGAGAACTCCGGAGCGCCCTTGGATGACATCGATTCGAAGTCAGCTCCGGCAGTCACAAAGAGGTTGATATGAGGGCTCCGTACTCCACAGTTGGGGACTATAGACGGCGTCGTACTGCCCTGTTAGCGGCTCTTTCGCTGTTCGACCTCGTTCGGCTCGATGGCTTGCATTACAGTAGTAGCGAGGCGCGACCGCAGATATACCGCGTAGGGGATGTCAGGCCCCGCAGTGGAACGTTCATCGTGGGCAATAGTGGGCAAGAGTTATTCGGCAGTGGGTTATACTGGGTGACATGCCCGAAGTCGATGCCAGAGACCTGCAAACGAACGAGACGGACGACCGGGGACGAATTTACCTCGGGACAGAGTACGCGAACAAGCGCGTCACAGTAGCCGTCGTCGAAGTCGAATCTGACCGTCCTGACGAGGAAGACCTCGCCGCCGCATACCGTGACGCCGCAGAGAACGCAGAGACGCTGGCCGAAGAGTGGGGCGACACGTCGGACGAGGCGTGGACTGGGCTCGATGAATGAGCGAGGAGATAGCTATCCGACGTGGTGACGTAGTTGTCGTCCGCCTCGACCCTGCGGAGGGCCACGAGATGAAGAAAACTCGACCGGCGGTTGTCGTCCAGAACGACGTCGGGAATAGAAATTCGAGCACGACTATCGTCGCACCCGCAACGGGCACGTACCGGGACTACCCGTTCGAGGTGTTCGTCGAAGCCGAGACGTCCCCTTTCGAGAAAGATTCGTCCATCCGTCTCGACCAAGTTCGAGTGGTCTCTATCGAGAAGCGGATTCACTCAGTTGCGGGCAGCCTCGATGAAGAGACGATGCACGACGTAGACGATGCACTGAAACTGAGTCTCGCGCTCGACTGAGGTTTCATCCGCGATAGAGTACTTCAACTGTGAGTTTGGCTTCTACCGGTTCTCGCGCTGTTCGACCTTGTTCAGGCCTCAAACTGATGTTACAGATTTCGTCGAAATTGCCGTCTTCTTCGGAGTCTTTTCAGTCGTCAGCAGTGTACGCTCCACCTCGGCGCTTGATTCGGGCAACTAGCGTCGTTCGTTCTGACGGAACGCCACGGCGAGACGGAACTCTCCGACACGCACTTTCTTACAGGGACTGTTCTGAAGTGGTTCGCCGTAGTCGGGTGGGTCGCGCCACGGGGAATCGACAATTTCGTCGAGCTTGTCGAGAATACGGTCTTGTTCGTGAGGGTCGAGCGCGGTGAGGTCGTTTTGCGCTGTCGGTGTCAGCTCCCACGTCCACTCGTCGTCACTCATCGCCGTCCGTCCCGAACTTCTCGCGGGCCTCCTCGGCACTCATAGTCCGCCCCTCGTGGATGTCCTCCTCTGCTCGGAGGAGCGCGACGAGCTCGTCGCGGTCGAACGCGGGGAACTCGGTCGCATCCCGCAGAGTGTAGCGGATGAACTCGCTCCGACTGTTGAAGCCGCGTCCTTGCCACGTACCGTCTATCTTGTAGCCGTCAGTCTCGGTCGGCTAGTGGTGTCGAACGAGTAGATTTCCGGATTTCTCGACAATCAGGTCTTCGTAGTTCCCGATTTCGTCGTGGACGAACGCAGGTGTCAATAAGTCCGGTTCGAGCGTGACGATGAGCTCACGCGTTTTCGAATCAGCGATGAGCGCGGAGATAACGACGTAGGCGTCGACAACCAGTTTCATCCAAGAGCTAGTCTGACTGTTCTTCGACGGGCTCGCGCCCATGCTCGTTGATTCGATCCGCAATCTCTGTAATGTCGCTCTCAGTGAGCTCGCTTTCGCTGATGAGTTCGTCCATCACTTCGAGCGTCTCGATTTTCTCCTGGATCGCTTGTCGAGTGACCTCACTCCAATTGATTTCCGGGTGTCTCTCCATTCGGTCTTTGAGCTCGTCGTCCACGTTGACTGTGATACTGGGCATACAGGAAACTTTGTACATACAGAATATTGTGTTTTTACGGTGTATCGACTACTTTGAGGTCCTTCTGAGCCCCATATTGTTCGGCTACGCACCGTTTCGAATTCTGATTCCAGCTATGCAACCTAAAGATCTGCTGAGATGGCTGTCAATCCAAATAGAACGAGTGCAGTTACCAGACCGACGAATACAGGCGTCGGTTCGGTACCGCTCAAGAGAGTGCGCACGCTAAACAGAAGTGCAATCGCGCCGGTCACGGCGAGTCCACCAGCCACTCCGAATCGCCAGTCCGTCAGTTCGGAGTCACGCGTTCGGTGTCGAAAAACAGTCGCGGCAACGCTCCCGATGAGACTCAGGGCGAGGACGTACACTCCGAACAACGCGTAGAACAGGATACCACTGTCCGCGCCCTCAACCACTGCTTCAACCGGGAAAAATCCGATGAGGAGGTAGTATCCCAGTATCTGGGCTGGCTGGAACGGAACGACGAACTGGAGGGTCAGCAAGCCGAGAAGCACCCCCATCACGACGATGGTGTCTCGGATACCACTCCGTTTCCACGTCGTGTTCATGGATTGCTCCATAGATGACAGATAATCCACTACCACAATAAATGACTGCCTGTACTTACCGATATTCGATTATTCTATCCTAAAGTCGTACCCCTGGTCAAACGAGCCCTTTCGAGTTACAGGCTGATCTGCTCCCCGTCTTCAGGCACGCGTACGTCTTCCGTCTCCGCCCGCAGTTCCTCACGCGACAGCAAGCAGTGGTTAATCGCCTCCATGTGGACGACGACGACGGTCGCATCGGTGGCCTCGCGGACAGCTGAGATGTCTTCGACGCCCATTGTGATGGGTTCGCCCTGCTCGAACTGTGCTTCGCCGCCGTTGAGGACGACCATGTCGGGCTCGAACTGGCCGAGGGTCTCTTCGACCGGTTCGTACCAGATCGTGTCGCCAGCGACGTACACCGTCTCGTCGCCCTCGAAGACGAAGCCCGAGACCGGACCCATCCCCTCGGCTAACTCGCCATGTCCGTGTTGGCCCGGCGTTCGGTGGATGGTGACACCGTCGAAGGAGGTTTCGTCGTCAACAGGCCGGACGTCGGCAAAGCCTTCATCGGTAAACGCCTCGGCCTCCTCGGGTTGACAGAACAGTGGCACGTCGGCGTCGAGTTCCTCTCTGGCCGCCTCGTCCCAGTGATCGGGGTGGCGATGCGTGACGACCACGGCGTCGTACGATAAACTCACGTCCGGTAATGGAACGAGCGGGTTCCGTTTCTGGTTCGCTGTCGTAAGGGACTCGGGAACGGCAGGGTTGTCCGTCACCGTCGGCATCTCGCCCTGCGGCGTGAACATCGGATCGACGAGGAGCGTCGTGTCGCCAACGTCCACGAGAATCGTGGCGTTGCGAATCAGCTGCACGTTGGCACCAGTTGTTGGCATACAAGTACCAGTATGAGGGCCATCGGGGTAGGATTTATTTCGACATATTCCAACCGATGTGGCGTTCAGCATTTTCGAGGTGGAGCCCCCGACTTCAAGGAGCGAACAAAGTGAGCGAGTAGGTCGGGGAGGAAACCGGCATGATACGACACAACCGACATACTGCGCCCGACCGACTCTCGGACATTTAAGAACCGTCGGCTTTTCATCTGAAACATGGAGGTTCGGCGTACCGCGCCGGTCAAACTCGTCGCTCCCGACGAGCGACGCAACGACCTCCACGAATCCGCTCGGCAGTTCCTTCACTGCGCTAACCGTGCCGCCGAGTTCTGTTGGTCCAACACCTCCTACACCGAGTGCATCACGGCCAATACCACCGCGCGGGACGCGCTCTACGACGACCTCCGCGACGAAACCGACCTCACCGCGAACCTCGTTCAAGAAGCCATCCGACGCGCCGTCCAAGCCGTCAAAGGATGCGTCGAACGGTGGAAACAGGGCAAGCGAGTGAGTCAACCGGAGTTCACGTCTTGGAGTATGCTTTACGACAAGCGGAGCGCCACGTTCTACCGAAACAAAGTCTCGCTCTCGACCGTTAACGGTCGCGTCGAGTGTGACTTTGAACTTCCCTCGGACAGCCCCACACCGTACGAACGGTACGTCCTCTCCGAAGAGTTTGAGTTCCGTGCGAGCACGCTCCAGTACGACGCAGTGGACGACGAGTTCTACTTCCACATCACCACGCGAAAGTACGACCCCGAAGGAGACGGTGATGACGCAGAGGTTTCGGAAGATACCGGGCACCAAACAGTCCTCGGTATCGACCTCGGCGTTCGCAAGAGCGAAGCTCTTGCGCAGCCCATCAGAAATCTTTGATTTCTGAGGACGTCAACAGTCTTGCCGCCTCTTCAACTGGCAGATTCTGGCAAGGAGACGACTACGACCACTGGTGTCGTGAGTTCGAGAAGCGACGTGGTGAAATGCAACAGCGCGGCACGCAAGCCGCGCACAACGCTCTGCTTCGACTCGGGAAACGCGAACAAGCGTGGCGCAAACAGTACAGCCACACCGTCGCTAACGAAGTCGTCACGGAGGCCCTCTCTTACGACTGCGACGTCATCGTGTTCGAGGACTTGACCGATATTCGAGAACGACTTCCCCACGCAAAGTGGCACCACGTGTGGGCGTTCCGACGCCTGTTCGAGTACGTTGAGTACAAGGCCCCCGAACAGGGGGTCTCCGTGGAACAAGTCGAGCCGAACCACACGTCCCAACGCTGTTCGCGGACGGACTGTGGGTTCACTCACGAGGAAAACCGCCACGGAGAACACTTTGAGTGCCAGAAGTGCGGCTACGAAGTGAACGCGGACTACAACAGCGCGAAGAACGTCGGTATGCGGTACGTTCGGAAACAGGGACACAAACTCCGTTCCTCGCCCACGTCGGGGAGCGGAGACGCAGAAGTAGACCTGTGTATAAATGGTGGGATGTTGAACGGCGACGGGTACCAGCGTATTGCTGGTGCGTGATTACCGGGAGTCCACATCAAAGCCCCTCCCTCAATAAACCGAGGCGCGGAGCGCCGAGGGAGTAGGGTGGGGTAGTTTACGCACTCGCTCACTGAATGAACTCGATATCCTCAGGATCAAGATCTACGTCGAGGTCGATGTCGAGTGAATCGGCGGCGAACTGCTGTGCCAGCCACGCCTCCGCTCGGTTGAGACGGTACTGGAACGTCGAACGCGACACGTCTACGTCGGCAGCAATCTCGGTGACCGACTGCTGCCGTGGCTCCTCGTAGTACCCGCGTTCGATTGCAGCCTCAAGTGCCGACTTCTGTTCGGGCGTGAGGGTTTGCTGGACGCGACTGTCTTCCAGCAAACATGGCGGCGTTCCGAGCCGTTCGACGGTCAGCGACAGCCCCTCACGAAGGTTCTCACGGACTTCCTCGTGGATCGCTGCTACAGGCCCGTCGATGAGTAAGCGCCACCGGAATTGGTCGCCACGACGCTCCGATCGCATTATCAGCCCCTCGCCGACGTGGTTCGCGGCGACAAGCGGGATCGACCGCGGGCCGTCGCCTTCCCGGCGAAGCGAGTGGATCTTCCGTGACTCCGGGTTTGACGAGAGGGTCGTGTACTCGTACTCGGTCACGGGCGCACCACACATTCCAGACGTATTCGGATCACTGGCGACGCGTTCTAGCTGGTCGTCGAACTCGGTGAGGACAGCAGCCGGGCCGACAACCTTGTCGATTCCCCACACTGCCTCGCTGGTCGCACTGATTTCCATCGACCGGGCGTACAAGTCTGCGTGTTCGATGAAGAGATCCATCACCTCGTCAGTCCCCTTCTCGTATTCGACCGTGAAGACGAACTCGCGCACAATACCGTACGTTCTCGCTTGACGGGTAAAACCTGATAGGAGTGTTCCGAGTCTCGCGCGGTGTGATGACTGGGTTGGACGATTCAGAAACGTACCAGAACTAGTGACGACTCGCCGCTAGATATGAGTTAAAAGCGACACTAGCCGGTAGCTGCTCCCTCAATAGCTACGGCCAGCAAGTACGACGGAGGTAGTAGTTCCGATGTCTACTATCAGATCGGTATGTTGTGTGTTACCTCTTATTACGTTGCTCGACCTTGTTCAACTCGATGAGCAGCCGGAAGATGGCCTTCACGAGGTTCGGGTCGACGCCGAACGCTTCGGCGTTCCGGCCGGCGCGGTCCATCACCGCTTGCTCCTGGCTCTCGTCGGTGGTCGCCATGCCGCGCTCGTCTTTGACCTCCGCGATGGTCTCGGCGACGTACGTGCGTCGCGCGATGAGGTCGACGATTTCGCGATCGATTGCTTCGATTTCCTCGCGCAGTTCCTCTAGACTCATATCGTCCGGGCCCCGTCCAGCTGCGTCGTCGTCAGCCGGACTGTCCCCGGGTTCTCGTCCCATAGTGGTTTCACCTCCGTGAGTGCGTCGTGGTCGCCGACGGCGACGTAGCTCGGGCCGGTGCCCGAGAGGGACGCCCCGTCGGCGTGCGGGAGGGCGTCCACAATTGGCTCGGTCGGGTGGCCGAGCGCCGCCGCGAATGCCAGCCCGTTAATCGTCATCGCGGTGCCGTACTCGCCGTCGGCGGCGAGGTCCGCGACGTGCTCGGCCATCGGCGCGATGCGCTGGCAGCGCTCGACGTCCGCGTCCGCGGAGAAGGACTGCTCGGGCGGCGTCCACACGAGCGCCGCCCACTCGACTTCCTCGCGGAACAGTAGGTCGTCCTCGCGGTTGTCCGTCATCGTGAGCCCGCCGAGCATGCTCGCCGAGGCGTCGTCGAACGCGCCCGTGACGGTGACGCCGACGCCGCGGGCGGCCTCGACGCCGAGGCGCGCCGCCCGCTCGCGGGAGACGCTCTCGACTTCGCCGAGCGCGTCCAGCGTCGCAAGCACGGTCGCGTTCGCGGCCGCGCTCGAACTCTTCAGGCCGGACGCCAGCGGCACCTCGCTGTCCGTGTGGACGGTGCCACCCTCACCGTGCCCGTACTGGTCGGTCACCAGCGATACGCAGCGCTCCACGAGTTTAGTGTCGGCGTCCGAGTGGTCGGCGATGCTGCCGGTGACGCCGTCGGCGGCCGCGTCCAGCGACACCTCGGCTGTCACGTCGAAATCGAGCGCGAACGCCGACCCGATGCCCGTCGCGAGCGCGTTCAACACGGTGCCCGCGGCTGGCGCTGCTGCACGGCCATCCATGTGTTGTCCTGTCACGGCCCGTATTTACCACTGGCGTTTCGGGCAAGGGGAGCGTGGCCGAGCAACGCGAGGCCACGTTAGGGCGAACGGCGAGCACCGCGAGCCGTGAGCAGCGTGCCCTCACTCCGCTCGGGCACGCAAACGGCGGGCTTTTCCTCTCCCACCCGCAATCCACGGACATGAGCGCCCGCAACGACATCGCGCCGAGCACTCTCGGCGTCGACCTCGAAGAGGAGGGCGTCTACGTCGAGTACACGGACGGCCGCCGCACGTTCTACAACGGCGTCCCGGAGAAAGTCCACGGGACGGTGCGGTGCCGGCCGGGCAAGGACGTCCACGTCCTCGTCACGGACCCGACGGAGACGGAGGGCGTCCTCGTCTACGTGAACGACCTGAAGACCCACGACGAGATTCTCGAATCGACGGGCGTCGGCCGCGTCCTGCTCGACCCCGGCGAGGAAGAGGAACTGTTCCCGGGCGTGACCGTGCGCGCGGACGGCTACGCGACGGAAGTCGAAGCCGACCCCGAAGAGGCGCGGGGTCGCGTGTTCGTCTTCGAGGAGGACGAGCTCGGCGAGCGCTCGTTCGAGCTGTTCGCAGCAGAGTCAGAGGAGTGAACGCGCTCTGACCGCCCGTTACTGGAGATAGGAGGGTTCTTCGGCGTCGCAGTTCTGTTCGTGCTGTTCGGCGTCCCCCTGGTCGTCGAACATTAGCCCGCACTCTTCGCAGCGGTACCAGAGCATGTCGTCGCGCTCAGTCTCCTCGACCATGCGTGGGTCTCCGTCGCCCGAGGTAAAAACCGTTGCCCCCGTCGCGACGCCGGCTCCGATACCGGGTGGTTCGCCAGTAGGCATACGTCCCCTCGCGTCGAACTCGCGGCTGACGACGCCAACCTCCGGAACGGCGTGCTCGCGGCACTCGACCGCGACTAGGGCCGCAGGCAGCGCTCGGGGTCGAACGGCAGCCCGAGGTGGTCGAAGACGTCGCGCCACCGGCCGACGTCGTTCTCGTCGAGGATACAGGGCGCGTAGCCGGCGTTCAGGGAGAGCGCGAGCGCCGGGTAGCGGTCTGGTTCGACGCCGACGCGCACGCTGTCGTAGCCTGCGTCCAGTAGCCGACGAGTGGCTGCGGCGGAAAGCGCACGCCCCAGTCCCTCGCGGCGGTGCACGGGGTCGACGACGAGGTACGCCAGCGCGGCGCCGAACGGGAAGCGGTGGTCGCCCGCGTTCGGCTCGTGGATTGCCGAACACGTCCCGACGACGGCGTTCGTCGCGCGCTCGACGGCGACGAACGAGCCGTTCGGCAGCACGCGGTCGCGGAACGCCTCGATACCGACGTCCCAGCAGCCCGTTTCGAGCAACTCCTCGATTGCTTCTCGGTCCCGAC encodes the following:
- a CDS encoding shikimate kinase; protein product: MDGRAAAPAAGTVLNALATGIGSAFALDFDVTAEVSLDAAADGVTGSIADHSDADTKLVERCVSLVTDQYGHGEGGTVHTDSEVPLASGLKSSSAAANATVLATLDALGEVESVSRERAARLGVEAARGVGVTVTGAFDDASASMLGGLTMTDNREDDLLFREEVEWAALVWTPPEQSFSADADVERCQRIAPMAEHVADLAADGEYGTAMTINGLAFAAALGHPTEPIVDALPHADGASLSGTGPSYVAVGDHDALTEVKPLWDENPGTVRLTTTQLDGARTI
- a CDS encoding chorismate mutase: MGREPGDSPADDDAAGRGPDDMSLEELREEIEAIDREIVDLIARRTYVAETIAEVKDERGMATTDESQEQAVMDRAGRNAEAFGVDPNLVKAIFRLLIELNKVEQRNKR
- a CDS encoding DUF5796 family protein, yielding MSARNDIAPSTLGVDLEEEGVYVEYTDGRRTFYNGVPEKVHGTVRCRPGKDVHVLVTDPTETEGVLVYVNDLKTHDEILESTGVGRVLLDPGEEEELFPGVTVRADGYATEVEADPEEARGRVFVFEEDELGERSFELFAAESEE
- a CDS encoding MBL fold metallo-hydrolase → MPTTGANVQLIRNATILVDVGDTTLLVDPMFTPQGEMPTVTDNPAVPESLTTANQKRNPLVPLPDVSLSYDAVVVTHRHPDHWDEAAREELDADVPLFCQPEEAEAFTDEGFADVRPVDDETSFDGVTIHRTPGQHGHGELAEGMGPVSGFVFEGDETVYVAGDTIWYEPVEETLGQFEPDMVVLNGGEAQFEQGEPITMGVEDISAVREATDATVVVVHMEAINHCLLSREELRAETEDVRVPEDGEQISL
- a CDS encoding DUF47 family protein, whose translation is MSSKGAPEFSRQVVEQTDAYLDAISECVDLLSRLVEGYEPGDSARHLVEEIRALESDCDAQSRRISALITNTTVREFGIRNSRMHLNAEQVVRLYQLLDEIPNTAEQIAEDLVTIDPERRLSCFRRYREMVDHATTAMTALADAVHEFVRLLCSSTETGSIASHVETVRATETECDGVRNAVIADVFADDAIPQPMVYREFASLFDRLVDAMEDVTDQLVLLSSSEQWITAEPENQ
- a CDS encoding DUF7128 family protein; amino-acid sequence: MVEETERDDMLWYRCEECGLMFDDQGDAEQHEQNCDAEEPSYLQ
- a CDS encoding helix-turn-helix domain-containing protein, with translation MREFVFTVEYEKGTDEVMDLFIEHADLYARSMEISATSEAVWGIDKVVGPAAVLTEFDDQLERVASDPNTSGMCGAPVTEYEYTTLSSNPESRKIHSLRREGDGPRSIPLVAANHVGEGLIMRSERRGDQFRWRLLIDGPVAAIHEEVRENLREGLSLTVERLGTPPCLLEDSRVQQTLTPEQKSALEAAIERGYYEEPRQQSVTEIAADVDVSRSTFQYRLNRAEAWLAQQFAADSLDIDLDVDLDPEDIEFIQ
- a CDS encoding CopG family transcriptional regulator — encoded protein: MDGTWQGRGFNSRSEFIRYTLRDATEFPAFDRDELVALLRAEEDIHEGRTMSAEEAREKFGTDGDE
- a CDS encoding GNAT family N-acetyltransferase gives rise to the protein MSEDTRYLLWPDGLRPPDVDVPDGYALRTSKLAGRDREAIEELLETGCWDVGIEAFRDRVLPNGSFVAVERATNAVVGTCSAIHEPNAGDHRFPFGAALAYLVVDPVHRREGLGRALSAAATRRLLDAGYDSVRVGVEPDRYPALALSLNAGYAPCILDENDVGRWRDVFDHLGLPFDPERCLRP
- a CDS encoding type II toxin-antitoxin system PemK/MazF family toxin; its protein translation is MSEEIAIRRGDVVVVRLDPAEGHEMKKTRPAVVVQNDVGNRNSSTTIVAPATGTYRDYPFEVFVEAETSPFEKDSSIRLDQVRVVSIEKRIHSVAGSLDEETMHDVDDALKLSLALD